A DNA window from Helianthus annuus cultivar XRQ/B chromosome 15, HanXRQr2.0-SUNRISE, whole genome shotgun sequence contains the following coding sequences:
- the LOC110876550 gene encoding uncharacterized mitochondrial protein AtMg00810-like, with translation MRFSIAVHFDWEIFQLDINNVFLYGELNEEVYMCLPDGYDQSNGTKVCRLKKSLYGLKQAPRMWNEKLVSVLLNRGFEQSKCDHSMFTMTKDSSFIILLVYVDDIIITGSFSKQVNEIKLLLKSKFSIKDLGNLQYFLGLEVVKNTAGLCLTQIKYCLDLLVEFGMTSCKPVSYPMEPNHVLNHLCEKDNQPLTNITVFQKLVGKLIYLSHTRPDIAYYVHYLSQFMHSPTQAHFKIAIRLLRYLKGAPGKGILFEKGDSLGMKAFSDSDWAKCLGTRRSITGFCIFLGNNLVSWKSKKQSTVSRSSAEVEYRSMCAATCDVMWISNLLKELKVHVNLPIQLYCDNTAAISIAANPVFHERTKHFEIDLYFLREKISKGIIQTM, from the coding sequence ATGCGTTTTTCCATAGCTGTCCACTTTGACTGGGAAATATTTCAACTTGATATTAATAATGTTTTCCTTTATGGTGAGCTCAATGAAGAAGTTTATATGTGTTTGCCTGATGGTTACGATCAATCTAATGGGACTAAAGTTTGTAGATTAAAAAAGTCCCTTTATGGCTTAAAACAAGCGCCTAGGATGTGGAACGAAAAACTCGTTTCCGTTCTCCTAAATCGAGGTTTTGAACAAAGTAAGTGTGATCATTCCATGTTTACTATGACAAAAGATTCTAGTTTTATTATTCTTCTTGTCTACGTGGATGATATTATTATAACTGGTAGTTTTTCTAAACAGGTTAATGAAATCAAACTGTTACTAAAGTCCAAATTTTCAATAAAGGACTTAGGAAATCTACAATATTTTTTGGGTCTTGAGGTTGTTAAAAATACTGCTGGCCTATGCCTAACTCAAATAAAATATTGCTTGGACTTGCTTGTTGAATTTGGTATGACTAGTTGTAAACCAGTTAGTTACCCCATGGAACCCAATCATGTTTTAAACCATTTGTGTGAAAAAGATAATCAACCTTTAACGAACATAACTGTTTTTCAAAAACTGGTTGGAAAATTAATTTATCTTTCTCACACTAGACCGGACATTGCATATTATGTACATTATCTAAGTCAGTTTATGCATTCTCCGACTCAAGCTCACTTTAAAATTGCGATAAGGCTGTTACGATACCTAAAGGGTGCTCCTGGCAAAGGAATTCTATTTGAAAAAGGGGACTCTTTGGGAATGAAGGCCTTCTCTGATTCAGATTGGGCTAAATGTTTAGGGACTCGAAGGTCTATTACTGGGTTCTGTATTTTCTTAGGAAATAATCTAGTCTCATGGAAAAGCAAAAAGCAGTCCACCGTTTCTCGATCTTCTGCTGAAGTAGAGTATCGTTCGATGTGTGCTGCGACATGTGATGTTATGTGGATTTCCAACTTATTAAAGGAGTTAAAGGTCCATGTCAATCTGCCCATTCAGTTATACTGTGATAACACGGCTGCTATATCCATAGCAGCCAACCCCGTGTTTCATGAACGTACGAAACACTTCGAAATAGATCTTTATTTTTTAAGAGAAAAAATCTCTAAAGGCATTATTCAAACGATGTGA